In the Pseudomonadota bacterium genome, CGTTTCACTTTTTTAAAGGGGTTCTTATGAAAACCGTCGGCGAGCAAGGCCAATGCTTTACGGTTAAGGTCAGGGTATCTGGACAGGTCGATACCTGTGAGCAGTCTATCGGTGTTGCGCAGCAGGATTTTTCTTGCCGGTAAACGCTTGTCTTTGAAATCGGTTTCGAGGAATTCCATATAGTACCGGCACAGTTCTGACAGAAAATGTTTTGGATCAAATGTCGGTTCATTCGTGGGTATCTCCTTTTATTTTTAGTTGATGAAAAGACAAAAAAAGTGGGAATTTTATACCCGAGAATAATCCGTGTATGTAATATATATAGATGTGCACAAACTCGCACAAAACTGGATTCAAAAAAGTACAAGCTCTTCCCCCCTGGCCAAACGGTCCGCCTGACGGAGTAATTTGTCAAGGGCATAATTACTGTCCCTGTGGTGATTGATAATGGACTGCAACACGGCATCTATCCATGGAACACCATAGCCCGCAAAACAATCCTTGACCACCCCGGCCCCGATAATGGGGTGGTCAGCCGAGGAATAACTGTCCAGACTACCGAAGACATGAATCTTGCCCAAATCATGAGCTAAGCCTGCCGTTATATACATATCGATAAGGTCGAAATGGCTTTCGGGGTATTCTGCTGTCCTTAATGCAACTATGATCCTGGCGACACGGCGACTGTGGTCTTTGAGGGAGACCCTCGTCAGGACATCCCACTGCGATGTCCTGACGAATGAAGCCCGTCCGTTTGTGCGGACAGATGAACAGTCGCCA is a window encoding:
- a CDS encoding HD domain-containing protein, with the translated sequence MLGIIRNIFKKAKNHQDGLCSRNTINEPHPETRPPAPGVPPVIVTPRKPEQVVNNPVRSLYAEFVDPYKGEYVLANALAGVHKLINILEQYGDCSSVRTNGRASFVRTSQWDVLTRVSLKDHSRRVARIIVALRTAEYPESHFDLIDMYITAGLAHDLGKIHVFGSLDSYSSADHPIIGAGVVKDCFAGYGVPWIDAVLQSIINHHRDSNYALDKLLRQADRLARGEELVLF